The Acidobacteriota bacterium genome includes a region encoding these proteins:
- a CDS encoding SDR family oxidoreductase: MEIAGKAAIVTGGGTGVGRATALELAKRGCSVLVNYSRSKDEAEQTAADVSALGVKGIAVQADVADDAACRKMIDTAVAEFGRLDVLVNNAGTTAFVAHEDLEGVKLDDWNRIFSTNVIGTFQVSRAAQAALTASGSGEIVNVSSIAGIRGIGSSIPYCASKAALNNLTVTLARVLAPKVRVNAVAPGLITTRWLRDGLGEANYDALVVRAEQQAVLHKVCDAEDVAALILNIITGPDLVTGQVIPIEGGALISAASLR; the protein is encoded by the coding sequence ATGGAAATCGCAGGCAAAGCAGCAATCGTCACTGGCGGAGGCACTGGCGTTGGTCGCGCTACAGCATTGGAACTGGCAAAGCGCGGTTGTTCGGTGCTCGTCAATTACAGCCGCTCGAAAGATGAAGCCGAACAAACTGCGGCGGATGTTTCGGCGCTTGGCGTCAAAGGCATCGCTGTTCAAGCCGACGTTGCCGACGACGCGGCTTGTCGAAAAATGATTGATACGGCTGTCGCGGAATTTGGGCGATTGGATGTGCTGGTCAACAACGCCGGAACCACGGCCTTCGTCGCGCACGAAGATTTGGAAGGCGTGAAGCTGGACGATTGGAATCGGATTTTTTCAACCAATGTCATCGGCACATTTCAGGTTTCCCGCGCGGCACAAGCAGCCTTAACCGCTTCGGGTAGCGGCGAAATCGTCAACGTTTCCAGCATCGCAGGCATTCGCGGCATCGGCAGTTCAATTCCATACTGCGCATCGAAAGCGGCGCTGAACAATCTGACCGTGACGCTTGCCCGCGTCTTGGCACCAAAAGTTCGCGTCAATGCTGTCGCGCCAGGACTGATCACGACACGCTGGTTACGCGATGGATTGGGCGAAGCGAATTATGATGCGTTGGTTGTTCGCGCTGAGCAGCAAGCTGTGTTGCATAAGGTATGCGATGCCGAAGATGTCGCGGCTTTAATCCTCAACATTATTACTGGGCCGGATTTGGTTACAGGACAAGTGATTCCCATCGAAGGCGGCGCACTGATTTCGGCCGCGTCGTTACGATGA